A DNA window from Chiroxiphia lanceolata isolate bChiLan1 chromosome 6, bChiLan1.pri, whole genome shotgun sequence contains the following coding sequences:
- the EHF gene encoding LOW QUALITY PROTEIN: ETS homologous factor (The sequence of the model RefSeq protein was modified relative to this genomic sequence to represent the inferred CDS: inserted 4 bases in 3 codons; deleted 2 bases in 1 codon), producing MILEGAGRMSINSSSNLLHQQPSWTDGYSTCNVSSSFYGTQWHEIHPQYWTKFQVWEWLQHLLDTNQLDANCIPFQEFDINGEHLCSMSLQEFTQAAGTAGQLLYSNLXHLKWNGQCGSDMYQSHNVIVKTEQTDPSLMVSWKEENYLYDSGYGSTVELLDSKTFCRAQISMMTPSHQSSDSSDAKKLQDHTPKSHTKKHNPRGTNLWEFIRDILLNPEKNPGLIKWEDRSEGXFRFLKSEAVAQLWXKEENNSSMTYEKLSRLYRYYYKREILERVDGRRLVYKFGKNARGWRENEN from the exons ATGATTTTGGAAGGAGCTGGCAGAATGAGTATCAATTCCAGCAGTAATCTACTCCACCAGCAGCCTTCCTGGACAGACGGATATTCCACATGCAATG TATCCAGTAGCTTCTATGGAACCCAGTGGCATGAAATACATCCTCAGTACTGGACTAAGTTTCAAGTCTGGGAGTGGCTGCAGCATCTCCTTGACACCAACCAACTGGATGCCAACTGCATACCTTTCCAGGAGTTTGATATCAACGGGGAACATCTGTGTAGTATGAGCCTGCAGGAATTCACTCAggcagctgggacagcaggacaACTGCTTTACAGCAACC CACACCTAAAATGGAATG GCCAGTGTGGTAGTGATATGTACCAATCTCATAATGTCATTGTGAAGACAGAGCAAACAG ATCCGTCATTAATGGTGTCCTGGAAAGAAGAGAATTATCTGTATGACAGTGGCTATGGTAGCACAGTAG AGTTATTGGACAGTAAAACATTCTGTCGTGCTCAGATTTCCATGATGACACCTAGTCACCAATCTTCTG actCTTCAGATGCAAAAAAATTGCAAGATCATACCCCAAAGTCCCACACCAAGAAGCACA acCCTCGAGGAACC AATCTTTGGGAATTTATTCGAGATATTCTTCTCAATCCTGAGAAAAACCCAGGACTAATCAAGTGGGAAGACCGGTCAGAAG gcttcagatttttaaaatctgaagctgtggctcagctctg gaaagaagaaaacaacagcagcatgACTTATGAGAAACTCAGCCGGCTAT acagataCTACTATAAAAGAGAAATCCTGGAGCGTGTGGATGGTCGGAGATTAGTATATAAATTTGGAAAGAATGCCCGTGGttggagagaaaatgagaattaa